A segment of the uncultured Desulfobulbus sp. genome:
GCCTGCTGGCTTTTAATAGCGATGCTTTGGCTTTTGAGAGTCTCAACGATCTCACCGTTAAGCTGGAATTGGACCATGCCCTATGCATAAAAAAACAATCCCTGGATGAGCGCTTCAATCAGCATGCGGTTTCGTTTCTCACAGCAGCCCTTTCAGAGTTGTTTAACAAGCAGTTGTCAGAGGGAAAATCGCTGTTGATGAGTTGTGATCAGTTTGCAAGGATTTTGATTAAAGATTCTGTTTGTTTTCAAATAGATCAATCTTTATCCAAGTATTACCCCGGTAGCGGCGGCAGTGGCTCTGCGGCCAGTGTCAGAATCCAGTTTGAATATGATTTAGTGTCCGGCAGAATCGTTGATCTCAGCCTGAATGCGTTTAACGACCAGGATGCAACCAATTCAACGCTGACCATTGATGTTGTCAGAGAAGGTGACCTTGTTATTCGCGACCTCGCTTACATGCATATATCTGCATTGCGAGGTATCTTGCAGAACCTTGGTGACTTTTTGTGCCGCCTGCAGGCCAACAAGCAGGTGTATCAACTTCGAGGCAAGAAAAAGCTTGAGCTGAATTTTTCCCGGATTGTTCGAGCCATGACCGATGCAGGAATTGAAAAAATTGAAGACAGAGTATTCCTTGACCGGGATCTGACATTAGAGGTTCGCCTCTTTGTTTATCTGTTACCTGAAAGCGTCT
Coding sequences within it:
- a CDS encoding transposase; amino-acid sequence: MLGGFTFLCLLAFNSDALAFESLNDLTVKLELDHALCIKKQSLDERFNQHAVSFLTAALSELFNKQLSEGKSLLMSCDQFARILIKDSVCFQIDQSLSKYYPGSGGSGSAASVRIQFEYDLVSGRIVDLSLNAFNDQDATNSTLTIDVVREGDLVIRDLAYMHISALRGILQNLGDFLCRLQANKQVYQLRGKKKLELNFSRIVRAMTDAGIEKIEDRVFLDRDLTLEVRLFVYLLPESVYQERMRKANLNAQKKGRQIGKEFVTIQLTMLNLLKKCLTWFSVKFCIFQCDWQTAQFPPLKHRYGLLVHVERGHAAGGSQKKLQTVPGVILGLKFRF